A stretch of Brassica napus cultivar Da-Ae chromosome C6, Da-Ae, whole genome shotgun sequence DNA encodes these proteins:
- the LOC106352652 gene encoding 14-3-3-like protein GF14 psi isoform X1, protein MSRLLKSKMSSSREENVYMAKLAEQAERYEEMVEFMEKVAKSVDNEELTVEERNLLSVAYKNVIGARRASWRIISSIEQKEESKGNEDHVAIIKDYRAKIEAELSKICDGILNVLEAHLIPSASPAESKVFYLKMKGDYHRYLAEFKAGNERKDAAESTLVAYKSAQDIATAELAPTHPIRLGLALNFSVFYYEILNSPDRACSLAKQAFDEAIAELDTLGEESYKDSTLIMQLLRDNLTLWTSDMTDEAGDEIKETSKPEGAAE, encoded by the exons ATGAGCAG ATTGTTGAAATCGAAGATGTCATCATCACGTGAAGAGAATGTGTACATGGCGAAACTAGCCGAGCAAGCCGAGCGTTACGAAGAAATGGTCGAGTTCATGGAGAAAGTTGCTAAATCTGTTGACAACGAAGAGCTCACTGTTGAAGAGAGGAACCTTCTCTCCGTTGCTTACAAGAACGTGATTGGAGCCAGGAGGGCTTCGTGGAGGATCATCTCTTCCATTGAGCAGAAGGAAGAGAGCAAAGGGAACGAGGATCACGTTGCTATCATCAAGGACTACAGGGCCAAGATCGAAGCTGAGCTTAGCAAAATCTGCGATGGAATCTTGAATGTTCTTGAAGCTCATCTCATTCCATCTGCTTCGCCTGCTGAGTCTAAAGTGTTTTACCTTAAGATGAAGGGAGATTATCACAGGTATCTTGCTGAGTTTAAGGCTGGCAACGAGAGGAAAGATGCTGCTGAAAGCACTTTGGTTGCTTACAAGTCTGCTCAG GACATTGCCACTGCTGAGTTGGCTCCCACTCACCCGATCAGGCTTGGTCTTGCACTCAACTTCTCTGTGTTTTACTATGAGATCCTTAACTCGCCTGACCGTGCCTGCAGCCTCGCCAAgcag GCTTTTGATGAAGCAATCGCTGAGTTAGACACGTTGGGTGAGGAATCATACAAGGACAGTACACTGATCATGCAGCTTCTCAGAGACAATCTCACTCTCTGGACTTCGGACATGACA GACGAAGCAGGAGATGAGATAAAGGAGACGTCGAAGCCAGAAGGTGCTGCAGAGTAA
- the LOC106352652 gene encoding 14-3-3-like protein GF14 psi (The RefSeq protein has 1 substitution, 1 non-frameshifting indel compared to this genomic sequence): MSSSSREENVYMAKLAEQAERYEEMVEFMEKVAKSVDNEELTVEERNLLSVAYKNVIGARRASWRIISSIEQKEESKGNEDHVAIIKDYRAKIEAELSKICDGILNVLEAHLIPSASPAESKVFYLKMKGDYHRYLAEFKAGNERKDAAESTLVAYKSAQDIATAELAPTHPIRLGLALNFSVFYYEILNSPDRACSLAKQAFDEAIAELDTLGEESYKDSTLIMQLLRDNLTLWTSDMTDEAGDEIKETSKPGGAAE, encoded by the exons ATGTCATCATCACGTGAAGAGAATGTGTACATGGCGAAACTAGCCGAGCAAGCCGAGCGTTACGAAGAAATGGTCGAGTTCATGGAGAAAGTTGCTAAATCTGTTGACAACGAAGAGCTCACTGTTGAAGAGAGGAACCTTCTCTCCGTTGCTTACAAGAACGTGATTGGAGCCAGGAGGGCTTCGTGGAGGATCATCTCTTCCATTGAGCAGAAGGAAGAGAGCAAAGGGAACGAGGATCACGTTGCTATCATCAAGGACTACAGGGCCAAGATCGAAGCTGAGCTTAGCAAAATCTGCGATGGAATCTTGAATGTTCTTGAAGCTCATCTCATTCCATCTGCTTCGCCTGCTGAGTCTAAAGTGTTTTACCTTAAGATGAAGGGAGATTATCACAGGTATCTTGCTGAGTTTAAGGCTGGCAACGAGAGGAAAGATGCTGCTGAAAGCACTTTGGTTGCTTACAAGTCTGCTCAG GACATTGCCACTGCTGAGTTGGCTCCCACTCACCCGATCAGGCTTGGTCTTGCACTCAACTTCTCTGTGTTTTACTATGAGATCCTTAACTCGCCTGACCGTGCCTGCAGCCTCGCCAAgcag GCTTTTGATGAAGCAATCGCTGAGTTAGACACGTTGGGTGAGGAATCATACAAGGACAGTACACTGATCATGCAGCTTCTCAGAGACAATCTCACTCTCTGGACTTCGGACATGACA GACGAAGCAGGAGATGAGATAAAGGAGACGTCGAAGCCAGAAGGTGCTGCAGAGTAA